One bacterium genomic window, TAGTGTCATCGATTTGTCCTCCTTGGAGATTTCCACACTTTGATTAGCTGTTTATTTAGCCTCTCGGCCTCTTTATGGCCTGGCCACATCTGCAAGCACCTGTTGGCGTACTCGTGCTTCCAGAAGCCACCGCCCAACCTAATTCACACACCTTTTGGGGCAAGCTCTCACAGCCCAACCTCGACGAGTTCTCCCGTCCGCGATTCCGCAATAATGAACCCGGCCAGCGTGGCCGGGACGCGGGCTATAGATCGCAGGACTGCGCATATCGGAGTCCGTAACCCAAACGTCCAGAGAGAACACCCCATCAGGGTGAAGAATTCTTGCCATCCGCCTCAACGTAATGTCAACGTCCTCAAGCCAATGGAACAATGCCGACGCGAATATCACGTTATATTGGCCTGGAATGCGTGACGCCTGAAAAACCCCGAAACTAATGGGGGCTTCAGGGAAGTAATGTTCCTTGAGCTTTTCCGCCTCTATTCTGAGGTCTCGGTCTATGTCCATTCCAAGAACTGATGCGGCGCCGGCCTTCCAGGCATAGTAAGACATCGCGCCCGCCCCAAATCCGATATCCAGCACACGCTTCCCACCCAAGTCGATACCCTCGGTCATCTACTCAAATTTCTTCAGAGTATCTAACTGACCTTTGCATATCTCCTTGCCGTCAATCACCAAGCGTTGGTACTCTCCGGTCTGGGGCGGCTTCGCATCGGATGCCGTCTCTTTGGGTGAGGGCTTGGGCGAAAGCGACCGCAAGTATTCAGCTGCTCTCGCGTGGTTAGGGATTAGAGAACCGCATTTGCCAAAACTGTGAGCTGCAAGCTCCTTCTTGCCCATGCTCAACAGGCACTCGCCCTTGTGGAAGTAAATACCTCCAAGGAAAGCATCAACGTCTAGGACAAGCCACATCTTGCCTATTGCCTCCGCCTTCTTAAACTGGCCAGGCCCTTCCTCGCAGCGGCCGAGCCGCTTCAGCACGGACCCGAGATGGTAGTGCGCAAGCGAGTTGCTGGGGCAAAGAGATATTGTCGCCTCGAGTATCTCCCTCGCAACTTTCAGGTCATTATTCCTGACCCTATCACTAGCCAAACTCAGAAGTCTCTCGCCGATCTGGGTATGCGTGGTGTCCCTCATCTAACCTGTCTATCCCGCATTCAAGCTTGTTGAATCACGACCCCTTGAGAATGAGGTCGTCTTCTTACCATCTTCTTTACCGAACAAGCTCGCGTTCCGCGAGATTAGACCTATTCCACCCACGCACTCTTGATGACAACTTTGGGTCGATCACTGCCCCGACTTCCACACGCTGCGACAGGCTTCAAAGTGACCCAGATCACCTCGCTGCCGTCGAGAGATTCCCCGCCATTTGACTTAGGAAGCTGAAATCTCAAGCTCTGCATGTAATCGCCGACCTCAACCTCACCCAGCAGCTTCTTATCTGCCCAGACCTTCAGTAGGACAGGCTTCCCAGCCTGTTCGCTAGCCGCAACCCTCAGGCAAAGTTTCCTTTCGCCCGCCGACATGGCAAGCCGGAACCGACCCTCGTCTGAAACCGCGCGAACCCTCGAACCATGCCACGATAGAATCGGCGAAAAGCCCTCTAGCCGGTTGTAAAACGCCGACTCGGAAAAATTAATCGCGCTTTTTATTATCCGAAGGTTGATCCGCTCAGGCACCCAATCTCGGCGCCTCGCCCAGAGTATCATCGGGAGCTTCAAAAGCGTCTTGAGATAGGCCAACATCAACGGCTTGCCCTGCTCTCGAAAGCCCGCCTTGTGAAGCCAGCGAACCTCCTCTTTCACGAAGCCAATGAGCCTCCGGGCTGTGAAGTTCTTCAGCACGTAACGCAGCCGACCACAATGATAACGAGCGAAGAAGCTGAAGCTGCCCTTTACGCTCGCGTGAGACTCGTAATGGCGGACTACCGCCCGTGGCAAATACACCACCCTGAAACCCAAGCGCCTCGCCCGCTCGCAGAACTCGGCCTCCTCGAAGTAGGCGGGGAAATAGCCCGCGTCCAATAGCCCAAGCTTATTCAGGACCTCACGCTTGATGGCGATCGCCGCACCCGTAACGTACGCCACGTCAAACACACGGTCGAACTGCCCGTTGTCGGGCTCGCCATACCCATAATGTCTTGTAAGTCCATTCGGGAGCACAGCAGCGCCTGCATGTTGTATCGTCTTCCCATCCGGATACAATATCTTACAACCAATGATCCCTATATCGCGATCGGAAGCGGCAAACTGCACTATCTCATCAATCGCATCAGGCTCAATGGTCGTGTCATCGTTCAGGAGAATGACGATGTCATATCGGTCCGATATGTCGGACTTGTCAGACAAATATCTTAGTCCAACGTTGCACCCTCCCGCAAAGCCGAGATTCTTGCCGGTGCTTATCAATCTGGCCGCAGGGAACTTATCGCGGACGACCTCCGCCGTGCCATCGCTAGACCCATTATCTACTACGATAACCTCGATGTCCTGATAACTGCTCTTGAAAAGGGACTCCAGGCAAGGTCCGATGACATTAGCGCCGTTATAGCCGAGAACGATTACCGCAACCTTATTCCTGGGCCTTAAAAACTCAGCAACGGCTTTGCCAACGGCCTGACCACGGGAGCTCGCTATATCATTCGCCTCGATATCCATCTCCAGTGTTGCCAATTGAACGTCC contains:
- a CDS encoding class I SAM-dependent methyltransferase — its product is MTEGIDLGGKRVLDIGFGAGAMSYYAWKAGAASVLGMDIDRDLRIEAEKLKEHYFPEAPISFGVFQASRIPGQYNVIFASALFHWLEDVDITLRRMARILHPDGVFSLDVWVTDSDMRSPAIYSPRPGHAGRVHYCGIADGRTRRGWAVRACPKRCVN
- a CDS encoding glycosyltransferase family 2 protein, with the protein product MATLEMDIEANDIASSRGQAVGKAVAEFLRPRNKVAVIVLGYNGANVIGPCLESLFKSSYQDIEVIVVDNGSSDGTAEVVRDKFPAARLISTGKNLGFAGGCNVGLRYLSDKSDISDRYDIVILLNDDTTIEPDAIDEIVQFAASDRDIGIIGCKILYPDGKTIQHAGAAVLPNGLTRHYGYGEPDNGQFDRVFDVAYVTGAAIAIKREVLNKLGLLDAGYFPAYFEEAEFCERARRLGFRVVYLPRAVVRHYESHASVKGSFSFFARYHCGRLRYVLKNFTARRLIGFVKEEVRWLHKAGFREQGKPLMLAYLKTLLKLPMILWARRRDWVPERINLRIIKSAINFSESAFYNRLEGFSPILSWHGSRVRAVSDEGRFRLAMSAGERKLCLRVAASEQAGKPVLLKVWADKKLLGEVEVGDYMQSLRFQLPKSNGGESLDGSEVIWVTLKPVAACGSRGSDRPKVVIKSAWVE